Proteins from one Arthrobacter sp. DNA4 genomic window:
- a CDS encoding cyclodeaminase/cyclohydrolase family protein — MISSETVSSYLTRLAAKQPTPGGGAAAALHAAQGAALVAMVARYTTGAKYGQHAPLVQRITQAADGLVTEALSLAEADEEAFQAVIDSYKLPSGTDDLKAARAAGIQSALIQAAQTPARLIKLSGAIVDLATELFDVANTNVISDVAAAADAARAAATTARVNIDINVVAVKDTEARALLAQQTDGIEEKVVLAADALSARVRERILG, encoded by the coding sequence ATGATCAGTTCAGAGACAGTCAGCAGCTACCTCACCCGGCTGGCCGCAAAGCAGCCCACACCAGGCGGTGGCGCTGCAGCGGCCCTGCACGCCGCCCAGGGTGCAGCCCTGGTGGCCATGGTGGCGCGCTACACCACCGGCGCCAAATACGGACAGCATGCACCGCTGGTCCAGCGCATCACGCAGGCCGCCGACGGCCTTGTCACCGAAGCACTGAGCTTGGCTGAAGCAGATGAAGAGGCCTTCCAGGCAGTCATCGACTCCTACAAGCTCCCGTCCGGCACTGATGACCTCAAGGCCGCCCGGGCGGCCGGGATCCAGTCCGCGCTCATCCAGGCGGCACAGACGCCTGCCCGGCTCATCAAGCTGTCGGGCGCAATCGTGGACCTTGCCACCGAACTGTTCGACGTCGCCAACACCAACGTCATCAGTGACGTTGCGGCGGCCGCTGACGCCGCCCGCGCAGCTGCCACCACGGCGCGCGTCAACATCGACATCAACGTCGTGGCGGTCAAAGATACGGAGGCACGCGCACTGCTTGCCCAACAGACAGACGGCATTGAAGAGAAAGTGGTCCTGGCGGCAGATGCCCTCTCGGCCCGCGTGAGGGAAAGGATCCTGGGTTGA
- a CDS encoding bifunctional 5,10-methylenetetrahydrofolate dehydrogenase/5,10-methenyltetrahydrofolate cyclohydrolase, whose protein sequence is MSTAVLSGKPLAGLIQQEVQDQVRSLERDGVRPVVAVVMATADESTRWYVRSIKRAAERAGVGCRIIDLGHDATEPALARVLQDLSAEPSVNGIILQTPLPAGVRTDNLVGLIAPEKDIDGANPLSLGRLAVGQPAFAPATARSVVEILEHYRVPVAGKSVVVVGRSAVVGKPLSLLLLARDAAVTVCHSRSGPLERYTRDADVVVVAAGRAGLLTGSHVSSRTVVVDVGTNVLADGSLVGDVDEASVTGTAAGLTPVPGGVGSVTTALLLLHTVEAARRQSSSLPLPAEAVEAQALEAAG, encoded by the coding sequence TTGAGCACCGCAGTACTTTCCGGAAAGCCCTTGGCCGGTTTGATCCAGCAGGAGGTCCAGGACCAGGTCCGCTCGCTTGAACGGGACGGCGTCCGCCCGGTCGTGGCGGTGGTCATGGCGACCGCAGATGAGTCAACGCGCTGGTACGTCCGTTCCATCAAGCGGGCAGCTGAGCGCGCCGGAGTCGGCTGCCGGATCATCGACCTTGGCCATGACGCAACGGAACCGGCACTGGCCAGGGTCCTGCAGGACCTGAGCGCCGAACCGTCCGTGAACGGCATCATCCTGCAAACCCCGCTGCCGGCGGGGGTCCGGACCGACAACCTGGTGGGCCTGATCGCCCCGGAAAAGGACATTGACGGCGCCAATCCGCTGAGCCTGGGACGGCTGGCCGTCGGTCAGCCGGCCTTCGCTCCCGCCACCGCCCGCTCCGTCGTCGAAATCCTGGAACACTACCGGGTTCCCGTAGCGGGCAAGTCCGTGGTGGTGGTGGGCCGGTCCGCCGTTGTGGGCAAGCCGCTGTCCCTCCTCCTGCTGGCACGCGATGCCGCGGTGACGGTCTGCCATTCCAGATCGGGCCCGCTGGAGCGCTACACGAGGGATGCCGACGTCGTGGTGGTCGCAGCCGGGCGCGCCGGGCTGCTGACCGGCAGCCACGTCTCCTCCCGGACCGTCGTGGTCGACGTCGGCACGAACGTCCTTGCCGATGGCTCGCTGGTGGGTGATGTGGACGAAGCCAGCGTCACCGGGACCGCAGCGGGGCTCACCCCCGTTCCCGGCGGCGTCGGCTCCGTGACCACCGCGCTGCTGCTCCTGCACACCGTCGAGGCCGCACGCCGGCAATCGTCCTCCCTGCCGCTGCCTGCCGAAGCCGTGGAGGCCCAGGCCCTGGAAGCGGCGGGCTAG
- a CDS encoding molybdopterin molybdotransferase MoeA, with translation MPANGPTATVIRSTAGTGPAPGPAPERGCIPWSEARHVAFGSANPLPPVAVPLTEAIGRTLSRDVTALQDLPHYASSAMDGWAVNGPGPWLLGGSGQHGSLPREGNRFLPANSAAVIATGGLVPHGADAVLRKESGLAARDTNGNHILTLRPEAKAGEPRSGQHIRPAGQEARSGDVLLPAGTVLNPAHVALAAAAGHDAVQIRARPAVAVVLTGAEVVTQGVPAPGQVRDTFGPQLGSVVSLLGGVAGTPQRIGDSFGSWLDALDSPVLPAGGTDVIITTGGTGKSGTDHFRAAIHALGGQLLVDGIAMRPGHPAVLARLPDGRFVIGLPGNPLAAVMALLTVGAPLIASLGGAQLPPLQLVMSGCDLEGDPGMTRLLPCRFLSGLAFPVGHTGPGMMRGLAWADAVMAVPPQGADSGGPVPVLPLPWAAQPRTSRTPGAEAAIPA, from the coding sequence ATGCCTGCCAATGGACCGACAGCCACCGTTATTAGGAGTACCGCCGGGACGGGTCCCGCGCCGGGCCCCGCCCCGGAAAGGGGATGCATACCGTGGTCCGAAGCGCGCCATGTCGCCTTCGGCTCAGCCAATCCGCTCCCGCCCGTGGCCGTCCCCCTCACTGAAGCCATTGGGCGGACCCTGAGCCGGGACGTCACCGCACTCCAGGACCTGCCGCACTATGCCTCGTCCGCGATGGACGGCTGGGCCGTGAACGGGCCCGGTCCGTGGCTGCTGGGCGGGTCCGGCCAGCACGGATCCCTGCCCCGTGAAGGCAACAGATTTTTACCCGCAAACAGTGCCGCCGTGATTGCCACCGGCGGCCTCGTACCGCACGGTGCCGATGCCGTCCTGCGGAAGGAAAGCGGCCTGGCCGCACGGGACACCAACGGCAACCACATCCTGACACTCCGCCCCGAGGCAAAGGCCGGCGAGCCGCGCAGCGGCCAGCACATCCGTCCCGCTGGGCAGGAAGCCCGGTCAGGGGACGTACTCTTACCTGCCGGCACTGTCCTTAATCCCGCGCACGTGGCCCTGGCTGCGGCGGCAGGGCACGACGCCGTGCAGATCCGCGCCCGGCCCGCTGTCGCCGTCGTACTCACCGGGGCTGAAGTGGTGACGCAGGGTGTCCCCGCTCCCGGGCAGGTCCGGGACACCTTTGGCCCGCAACTGGGAAGCGTGGTGTCCCTCCTCGGCGGTGTTGCCGGCACCCCGCAGAGGATCGGTGACTCCTTTGGCAGCTGGCTGGATGCCCTGGACAGCCCCGTCCTGCCCGCCGGCGGCACAGATGTCATCATCACCACCGGCGGCACCGGTAAGTCCGGGACAGACCATTTCCGTGCCGCCATCCATGCCCTGGGCGGACAGCTGCTGGTGGACGGCATCGCGATGCGTCCCGGCCATCCGGCCGTGCTCGCCAGGCTTCCCGACGGGCGGTTCGTGATCGGCCTTCCGGGCAATCCCCTGGCAGCCGTGATGGCCCTGCTCACTGTCGGCGCACCCCTGATCGCCTCGCTTGGGGGCGCGCAACTGCCGCCGCTGCAGCTTGTAATGTCCGGCTGCGACCTCGAGGGCGATCCAGGAATGACACGGCTCCTCCCTTGCCGGTTCCTGTCCGGCCTTGCGTTCCCGGTCGGGCACACCGGCCCTGGCATGATGCGCGGGCTTGCCTGGGCCGACGCGGTCATGGCCGTTCCTCCCCAGGGCGCTGACTCGGGGGGACCCGTACCCGTGCTCCCGCTTCCGTGGGCAGCACAACCAAGAACCTCAAGGACACCCGGGGCGGAGGCCGCCATCCCAGCCTGA